A segment of the Ruegeria sp. AD91A genome:
GACCCTGGGATTCAGCATAAGCGCACGTGCAATGGCGATCCGCTGACGCTGCCCGCCAGAAAACATATGCGGATAGCGGTCATAATGCTCGGGGCGCAAGCCGACCATCTGGATCATGTCGCGCGCTTGTGCCTCGCGGTCTGCGGCGGACATGTCCGGACGGTTGATGATCAGCGGCTCCTGCAAGATCTGACCGATGCGTTGACGTGGATTCAGTGATCCATAAGGATCCTGGAACACGATTTGCACCGTCTCTCGCATCTTGCTCCATTGCGACGGGGTAATGTCGACACCGTCAATCGTCAGCCTGCCCGACGTCGGTTCTTCAATCATCGTTATCAATCGCGCCAACGTTGACTTGCCACAGCCGGACTCTCCGACGATGGCCAGTGTCTTTCCCGGTTTCAGTTCGAAATCCACCCCCGAAAGGGCCCTTACCGTCGCTGACTTGGACAGCAACCCGCCCTTCACCGTGTAAAACCGGGTCAGATCTTTTGCCTGAACGATTGGGTCGGTCATGCCAATTCTCCGGCAGCAATTCTTTCAACGTGGTGGCAGCGTGCTTTGCCAAAGGCCTCGGCATGAGGGGTCGGTGGCTTTTCCGCGCAAGTTGCATCGGCAAACCGGCATCGCGGGCTGAACAGGCACCCTTTGGGGCGATCGAACTGCCCCGGCACAACGCCGGGAATCGTCGGAAGGACCTTTGAGGTCGCGCGCTCGGGCAAAGCGCTCAGCAGGGCCGATGTGTAGGGATGACGCGGCGCGCGGAACAAATCACGAACGGGCTGCTCTTCGACTTTTTGTCCAGCATATTGCACCTGAACCCGTTCGGCGGTTTCGGCCACCACCCCCATGTCATGGGTGATCAGTACAAGGCCCATGTCGTTGTCGTCACGCAAACGAACCAGCAGGTCGAGAATCTGCGCCTGAATGGTTACGTCCAGTGCCGTGGTCGGTTCATCTGCAATCAGAAGCTTGGGCTTGCAGGCAATTGCCATCGCGATCATGACGCGCTGGTTCATGCCGCCCGACATCTGATGTGGAAAGGTGTTCAGGCGACTTTCAGGCGCGGGAATGCCGACCTGTTCGAACAGCTCAATCGCGCGCTGGTGGCGGTCCTTGCGGTTCAAACCCAGATGGATGCGCAAAGCCTCTTTGATCTGGAATCCCACCGTGAAACAGGGGTTCAGCGATGACATCGGCTCCTGAAAGATCATCGCCATGTCCTTGCCGATGATCTTGCGGCGCTCACGGGCCGAAAGACCGGCCAGATCGAGCCCTTCAAAGCACATCTCGTCAGCGGTGATCGTCGCGGTCCAGGGCAACAACCCCATCAGTGCCAACATCGACACCGATTTACCCGAGCCGCTTTCACCCACGATGGCCAGCAACTCACCCTTGTCCACCGACAGATCTACACCATCCACGGCGCGGAACTTGCCCGAGGCTGTGGCGAATTCAACAGTCAGGTTGCGGATCTGCAAAAGGCTCATGCGATCAGCTCCGTTTCAGTTTAGGGTCCAGTGCATCGCGCAGGCCGTCGCCCATCAGATTGATGGCAAGTACGGTGACAAGGATTGCCAGACCGGGGAAGGTAACCACCCACCAGGCGCGTAGAATGAATTCGCGCGCTTCGGCCAGCATGGTGCCCCATTCCGGCGTGGGCGGCTGTGCGCCCATGCCCAGAAAGCCCAGGGCGGCTGCGTCCAGAATCGCTGTCGAGAAGGACAACGCCGCCTGTACGATGATGGGTGCCAGACAATTGGGCAGCACGGTGATGAACATCAGCCGTGATCTGCCAGCACCGGCCACACGCGCCGAAGTGACATAATCCTTCTGACGTTCCGCCAGAACCGACGCGCGGGTCAGGCGCACGTAGTGGGGTTGGAAAACAATGGCGATGGCAATCATCGCGTTGGTCAGCGACGGGCCAAGGATGGCCACCAGCACCAGTGCCAACAGCAGCGACGGAAAGGCCAGAACGATATCCATCACCCGCATGATCAGCGTATCGATCCATTTGGGGGCAAAGCCCGACAGCAGGCCCACCATCACTCCGCCTGACACGGCCACACAGACGACAACGATCCCGACAAAGAAGGAATAGCGTGAGCCCATGATCAGGCGCGACAGCATATCGCGACCCAGCGGATCCGTACCCAACGGGAAAGCCCAGCTTCCGCCCTGCTGCCATGCAGGCGGCTGCAGGATGTGGTCGCGGAACTGTTCGGTTGGGTCATATGGGGCCAGAAGGGGTGCAAAAGCGGCGCAGAATACAAAAGCGGCAAAAACCCACAGCCCAATGACGGCACCGCGGTTTTCGCTGAAGTAATACCAAAACTCGCGCAGGGCGCTGGGGCGGTCTTCCGTTCTGGGCGGGGTTGCGGATAGTTCGGCCATTACCGCCTCCGAATTTTGGGGTTAATGATGCCGTAAAGGACATCGACCAGCAGGTTCACCAGCATCACGATCACCGCGATCATCAGCAATCCGCCCTGAACAACCGGGTAGTCTCGGCGGAAAATGCTGTCGACCATCCACTTTCCTATGCCCGGCCAGCTGAAGATGGTTTCGGTCAGGATGGCTCCTGCCAGCAACGTGCCCACCGACAGGCCAATCACCGTGACAACCGGAATCAGCGCGTTACGCAGCGCGTGCAACCCGTTGATCCGCGTTGGCGACAAACCCTTGGCGCGCGCGGTGCGGATGTAGTCTTCGCCCAGAACTTCCAACATCGCCGACCTGGTCTGGCGTGCGATAACCGCCAGCGGAATAGTCCCCAGCACAATCGTCGGCAAAATCAGGTGGCGCACGGCTGATCCGAATGCCCCTTCTTGACCCGACAACAGGCTGTCGATCAGCATAAAGCCGGTGACGCTGGGAAAGTAATACAACAGGTCGATCCGACCCGAGACCGGTGTCCAGCCCAGATTGCCCGAGAATACAATGATCAACAGCAGCGCCCACCAGAAGATGGGCATCGAGTATCCGACCAGCGCCGAGGACATCAGCGCCCTGTCAAAGAACTTCCCTCGGTTCACCGCCGCGATCACACCTGCCGGCAGACCCAGCGCAACGGCGAAGATCATGGCGCACAGGGACAACTCCAGCGTTGCGGGGAACAGCGAAAAGAACTCATCCCATACGGGTTTCCTGGTGACAAAGCTTTCGCCCAGATCACCTTGAAGGACTCCGGTGAGGTATTCCCAATACTGCTGCAACACCGGCTTGTCGAAACCCAGCTTTTCGACCATTTCCTGATAACGTTCTTCCGTCATGCCGCGTTCACCGGCCATCACGATGATCGGATCGCCGGGCAGCACCCGGATGAACATGAACGAAATCAGCGTCACGCCCAGAAATGTCGGAACAAACAGGCCAAGACGGGTAAGGAAATAGCCAAGCATCAGCGACCTATGATTGTAAGTTCTTTGGGAAAGCGGGTCAGTGACCGACAACCATCCCCGGTGACAAGAACATCATCTTCTATGCGAACGCCGAACTTGTCCAATTCGTACAGACCGGGTTCGTTGGTCCAGACCATGCCCGGCAGGATTATCTGACTGTTGCCGCGCATGATATACGGCGCCTCATGCACATCCCGGCCCAGACCGTGACCTGTCTTGGTCCGGATACGATCGGCAAAGGGCGAGGCCTCAAGCACGCCTGTGACGGCGTCGTCGATGTCATGCGCTGTCACGCCGGGGCGGCAGGCTTCGAACCCGGCTTTGTTGGCGCGCAAAACCGTGTCGTAGACGTCCCGGCCTTCGTCCGGGACGACCTGAACGAAAAAAGTTCGCGTGATGTCGGCCGCAAAACCATGATTTCGAGCGCCAAAGTCGAACAGCAAGGCGTCGCCTGCCTTGATCCGGTAGTCGGCGCGCGCCTTTCCGTGCGGTCGTGCCGAGTTGTCCCCCGCAGCCACGATGGGGGAAAAGGCCAGCGACTCGGCGCCTTCCGCAAAAAGCGCCTGTATCAGCGACTGCTCGATCTGTTTTTCGGTCTGACCTGCACGAACACCCGCAACCACACGCTCCAACGCGCGTTCCGAAATATCGATGGCCGCTTGCAGCGCGGCGATATCTTCTTCGGTTTTGATGATGCGAAGGCCTGAGATTTCGCGTTCGGCGTCCACAATTCGCAGATCCGGAATTGCGCGGGTAAACGCGTCTGACACGAAAACCCGCATCACCTGACCTTCGACAGCCAACGATCTGATCGGACTATGCGCTGCCAGCGCGGAAAAGGCAGCGTCATAGCCGGTTTGATCGCGCCAGTCGAACGCGGCACCCTCAAATCCGACCAGATCCCATGAGGCGAGTTCCAGATTGGGCACGATCGCCGCCGGATCACCCACGGCCGGAATCACCACGACAAAAGGGCGCTCGTGGCTCATGAAGGATTTGCCCAATGCACGGGTGAAATTCGGACCGGGCACCAGGGCCACTGCGTCCACTGACATATCCATTGCCAATTGGCGGTATTCGGACAAATCCGGCATTCAGCCCGACCTCCTCAATAAGAAAGCCGGAGCCACCAATCAGGCGGCTCCGGTTGGTGAGTGGTGATTTATTCGACGCTCACACCATAGAAGATGTGGCCGCCAAGCGGGTGCACTTTATAGCCTTGCACCTTGTTGCTCATCGGCATGTAAACAACTGAATGCGCGATGGTTGCCCACGGAGCCTGCTCTTTGAACACAACCTGCGCTTCTTCATACAGTTTGGTCCGCTCGGCCTGATCCGTGCTTTGCTTGGCCTTCAGGATCAGGTCTTCGAAGGGCTGGTGACACCACTGCGCCCGGTTGGATGCTTCGACCCCGTCACAGCCCAGCAAAACCGCCAGGAAGTTATCCGGGTCGCCATTGTCCCCGGTCCAGCCCAGCAGAACGGCACCGTCCCGGTTCAGTTCTTTCGAGCGAGACAGGTATTCACCCCATTCGTACGAGACGACTTCAACACCCACACCGACCTTGGCGAAATCCGCCTGGATAAGCTCGGCCATACGACGGGCATTCGGGTTGTAGGGGCGCTGGACAGGCATTGCCCAGATTTTCATCGACAGGTCCGAAATACCTTCGGCCTCCAGCATCGCTTTGGCGGCTTCGGGATCATAGGGATCGTCCACGATGGCGTCATTGTAGCCCCACATGGTAGGCGGGATCGGGTTCTTGGCCACCTGGCCCGAGCCCTGGAAGACCACATCGATGATCGCCTGCTTGTCGATCGCCATGTTCAGCGCTTTACGCACCTTCGGATTGTCGAACGGCGCCATCGTGGTGTTGTAGGCCAGATATCCGACGTTCAGGCCCTCTTGTTCCAACATGCTTATGTCCGGATCATCCTTCATTGCCTGAATGTCAGCAGGGTTCGGATAGGGCATCACGTGACATTCGCCAGCTTTCAGCTTTTGATAACGCACAGATGCATCCGGTGTGATGGCAAAGATCAGGTTTTCGACCTGCGCCGGGTCTTTCCAATACTCGCCATTGGCCGCGTAACGGATCACCGCGTCTTTTTGATAAGCCACAAACGAGAATGGTCCGGTACCGATGGGTGCTGTATTCAGTTTTTCCGGTGTTCCGGCCTCCATCATTGCCTCGGCATATTCCGCGGACACGATCGAAGCAAAGTCCATCGCCATATTGGCGACAAATGGCGCTTCTGGTTTGGACAGAGTAAATTTCACTGTGTAGTCATCGATTTTTTCGATGGACTCGACCAGATCAGGCATCCCCATACCCTGGAAATACTCCCAGGTTCCACCCGATATTTGATGATAAGGATGGGTTTCGTCTTTCTGACGCATGAACGAAAAAATCACGTCATCCGCATTGAAATCGCGGGTCGGAGTAAATTCTTCGTTCGAATGGAACTTGACGCCCTGACGCAATTTGAAAGTGTATTCCAGACCGTCATCGCTGGCCTCGACACTTTCAGCCAGACCGGGGACCACATTGGTCGTGCCCGTTTCAAATTCAAGCAACCGATTGTAGATCGGATGTGAAGAGGCATCAAAGGTTGTGCCTGCGGTGTATAGTGCAGGATCGAACCCTTCAGGCGATCCTTCGGAACAATAAACCAGAGTATTAGCCTGCGCCACGGCACCCGTCAGAGCGATCGCAGTGGTTGCGGCCAGAAGTTTGAGTTTCATGATTTTCTCCCAGAAAAGGACTTTTCAAGACAATCGCATGGCTCTTTGTCGTCAGAGCATTCAGTGACAGCATAGGTCGTTGCGATCCCTCTGCTTAATGTATCCAAAATACAAAATGTAATGTCAACAGTGTCTTTCTGCGGATGTCTCTGACGACCGTTTCTGCCGCCGCTAACTGCGTCCGGGATTTCATTCTAATCTCCGATACGCAACTAGCCTATTCTGTTCCGTGGGCGGTGATCGCAGACACTCATTGTCCGAACGCTCACTTTTTGTTTGTATGAGTAACCGCGCGCCAATCTTGTGAAGGAGGGCTTGCCAAAAGCTTTGCTGCGCGCCCCTTCATGGCTGCGGACGCAGGATCCCCGCCCCGTTCTTCATCGGCCACCTCAAACAATGCTATGGCCTGCTCGAAGTGGCCTGCTCGATAATACGCAAGACCTTTTTCGTATGTCTCAATCCACTCAAATGATCCTTCAAAACTATCGGCCATCGCAATCAGTTCATAGACGACCAGTTCTTCGGTCCGTCCGAAAACTGTAAGCGTGTCCAGCTCTCGCACGACAATTGCGTCCGCCGCTTCGCGCCTCGTCTCGGGACCAATCAGAATGCGTGTGCCATAATCCTTGTTCGCCCCTTCCAAACGGCTGGCAACATTCACAACGTCGCCTATAGCGGTGTAATTCAACCGCTGTTCTGACCCAATGTTGCCAACCAAAGCTTCACCGCTGTTCAGCCCGACCCTCACACGCAGGGAATTTCCGGCCTCGCCCTCGATGCCCGCATCTTCCACGGTCGCGACAAGATCCAGTGCCGCGCGGCAGGCATTCTCGGCATGGAGGGCATCCATACGCGGCGCCCCCCAGATTGCCATAACCGCATCACCCATGAATTTATCGATCGTCCCGTCATGGCGCGCGACGGCTGCGGCTGCCGCCGTGAAAAAAGGCTCCATCAACTGGATGATTTTGGGGCCGAGCTTTTCCGACAACCCGGTGAATCCGGTCACATCACAGAACAACACGGAGATCTGCTTCATATCGCCGCCCGGCTGTGTCTTGATACCCTCGGCGACCAGCATCTTCACAAGATCGGTAGGCACGTATTTTCGGAACGCGGATAATCCTGCGGCCATGCTGGCAGTGGCTGCTGACAGATTGGCCAGCTCGGACAGGTTGGAAGGCCTGCGTGAAATGTGTTCGACATCAAAGCGTTCGATTTTGCTCAGGTCTTCTGCGATGCGCGCCAATGGGTTGGCCACAATTCTACGGATCAACCAGATCGCCAGAGCGGTTGAGACGATCACGACCCCGATCAGGATATAGATCAAGTCTATCAAGGTTTCATCGATACCCGACAAGAAGGCCGATTCCGGAATGACCGTTGCGACGCGCCACCCGTAAAAACCCAAAGGCGTAAGGGCTACCGCATAAGGAACGCCATCGATCACCACGCGTTTCGTCGAACTGCCCGCAGTTTTGCCATCCGGGTCACCCAACAGTTTTTCCCCCGAGATCTTGGCAACCTCGTATAGCTCGCCCTCTCCCATGCGCGCAGGTGTAACTTCGTCCGCTTTTGCGTCGGGAACAGCTATTACTTTGCCATCGGCATCCAGAATAAAGGCGGCTCCAAATTCGCCGGGCTCGAGCGTCGCCAGAAACCGTGACAAACGGTCGGTTTCGATTGCGACCGCAAGGACACCCTGCCGTGTCCTGCTTGCATCAATCGGTCCTGCGAATGCGTATACAGTCTTGTCACTGCCCGGCAGATCGCGCGCTTCGATCCATCCCATCGTGTCCAGAGACATAAAATTACTGAACCAGGCATGATCGCGAGGATCATAGGACGTCTGAGCGAACTTCCTTTCTTCGAACTGGATATCCCCGGGGATAAAAATATACCGATCGGTTCGCAGTTTCCGGTCGCGGATATCCTTGTCGATCTCTATCATCTCAAGCCCGCTGTCGCCCAACCGGTGCGACGCGAAAAAATTGCCGTCCGGCCAACCAAAGAAAATCCAGGAGATATTCGGCTGCGCCTGTAACTGAGATAAAAAAACGAACTCTCGCTTATCGGCCTGCCGTGTTGCGATGACATTCTGTACAAAGATCGTGCGCACCGCCGACCATGCAGCTTCGGCGGATCTGAGGGTTGCCCCGACTTCGATGCGAACGGCATTCGCAATCTGGCTGTTGATCTCAGCTGCAAGCATGCGGCTGTTGTCACGCGCGGTCGTCCACCACAGCGAATGAACAACAAATGTCGACACACCGATGGATACGGCGACCAGCATAGATACAGCAATGCCGACGCTAAACCGCATGAAAACCCCGCAAAAGACTGACTTGTACCACAGTATTCGATTGAGATCGCAAGAAGAGCAAAGCTTACTTTGCTCCAGCCCTGCAAAATCACGCAACTGTTAAGCTGATTTGTCTTCCCCGACAGGAATTCAGAGCAGTTGGTCACCTCATCCGAGGGGAAGTATGATCCACGCAGACGGCCATTAGCCAAAGCCCAGAGGCCAGACCTTGGCCGTGCCTCAACTCAATAGCCTTCTGACTGGGATTTGCGACGTTTGGGGACTGCGTTGCCACCTTTGGCGGACTTTGTGGCCGCAGCGCGTGCACGGTTCTTCTTGCTGCTTGGCTTGCCCTTCGGCGGCGGTGGGCCTTTCGGGGCATCTCCGGCTGGCTTGGCGTGACCACTCTTTTTCTCTACGCTCCCGGCCTTGCGCTTTTTCGGTTTTGCGCCCGAAGCCTTGAACTTACTTTTTGTATCGTCGTCCGACGCTCGGAGGGTTTCTGTTGCGCGCACGGTCTTTGCCGACTGGGCCTCGGGTTTGGGCTGGCGGCGAGGGGCTTTCCGCTCAGCCGGAGCAGCGTCCCTTTTCTGTCCCGAAGGCCTGCCTTTGAACTTGCGATCAAGACCGGGCCGACCGGTTGACGACAGGTCTGGTGCTTTGTCCAACCGCACAAGGTCCTTGGTCCCTTCTATCTTCATATCTGGACCAAGGCTGGTCAGAAATCTGTCGACACTGCCTTCGCGGATTTCGACATAGGTTACATCATCGGCAATCCGGATGGCTCCGATATCATCTTTCGTGAGATCGCCCGCCTTGCATATCATCGGCAGCATGTGACGTGGGGATGCGTTCTGATTGCGCCCCTCGGACACTGAAAACCAGACGCTGGGGCCAAAAGATGCGCGCGGTTTTGGCGCGCGTTGATCGACCGCTGACAGCTCCTCCGGGGCGGAATGGCGCAGTTTGTATTGCCTGAGGTAGGCGGCTGCGATTTGTTCGGGCGTAAAACTTTCAATCAGTTTCTCAACCGACGGGCGTTCGCTTTCCGTGATTTCAGCCTGCCAGTCCTCTGATGCAAACATCCGGGCCTGATCGCGATCGTTCACCTCTTCGGCGGACGGGGCCGATCCCCAATCTGCTGTCAGCTTGGCAAATTTCAGAATACGCTCCGCCTTTTTGCGCGATGATGGCTCTACGATCAGTGTACTGACACCCTTGCGCCCAGCGCGGCCTGTACGGCCAGAACGGTGCAGCAGTGTTTCATGGCTGTTGGGCAGTTCGGCATGGACCACCAGATCAAGGTTGGGCAGATCGATGCCGCGGGCCGCAACATCGGTTGCCACGCAGACGCGGGCTCGCCCATCGCGCATTGCTTGCAACGCGTTGGATCGTTCGCTCTGGGTCAATTCACCGGACAGGGCCACGACTGAAAAGCCCCGGTTTGACAGGCGCGCTGTCAGGCGCGAAACCATCGCACGGGTGTTGCAGAAAACGATGGCATTGGGGGCCTCGTAATACCGCAGCAAATTGATAATCGCGTTTTCACCGTCACGCGGGGCCACCATCATGGCACGATACTCGATATCCGCGTGCTGTGTCTGTTCGCTGACCGTGCTCACACGCGCTGCGTCGCGCTGATACCGCTTGGCCAGATTGGCAATTGCGCGTGGCACAGTGGCAGAAAACAACAACGTCTGACGATCTGCAGGTGTTTCATCAAGGATGAACTCAAGATCCTCGCGGAACCCCAGATCCAGCATTTCATCGGCTTCGTCCAGTACAACCGCGCGGATAGCGGTCAAATCGATTGAACCCCGATTGATATGGTCACGAAGTCGCCCCGGAGTGGCCACAACGATATGGGCGCCTCTGGCCAATGCGCGACGCTCATCCCGAATGTCCATACCCCCGACGCAGGAGGCCAGAAACGCACCTGCCCCGGAATACAACCAGCCAAGTTCCCGCTTCACCTGCAGTGCCAGTTCCCGGGTCGGCGCAACAACCAGCGCCAACGGCGCTTCGGGCTTGCCGAGCGTTTCTTCCTCCCCCAGCACCCTGTGCGCAATCGCAAGTCCAAACCCAATGGTTTTCCCTGATCCGGTCTGGGCCGATACCAGCATGTCACGCCCTTCCAGCTCGGGCTGGGTGACAGCGCGCTGAACTTGGGTCAATGTTTCATAGCCCTTGCGCGCTAGCGCATCTGCAATGGTTTGTTTCACGGTGGTGGTTCTTTGTATCGGCCAGGTGATAGAAGCTGTGCGGAATTGCGATCAGCGGATCATCCAAGGGTAAAGACAGCCCCATACCGGTTGCCATCCCTATTGTATAGACAGGAATACGGACATTTTCGCCGAAAAGCTTCCCAGTTGGGAACACCGAGGCGGATCGGACGCCGCGCGCCCCGACAGAACCAAACAGCGTCAATTTTCCCGCAACGCCGTCTCAATGTTTAACATTATTGACGGCGGATGACTGACGTCGAACGTCGGAATTCCGCCTCGGACGTTCACGATCGTGCCGATCACTTCGATGACGCGGCCCTCGTCGACCCTCTACGGACCAAACAGGGTCGGAGCGGGCTCGTTCTTGATCTTATTGAACCGAACTCAAGTCCCCGTCGCCCAATGAAGAACTCTACCCCGGGTCAAGCCATTCACTTTTTCGACGATGGCATCGGCGTCAATACAGTGGTGGCGATAGAGATCACCGATCGTTCCTGTCTGACCAAAGTGTTCGACGCCCATCGGAATGGTCTGATGCCCGCCCACAGCGCCCAGCCACGACAATGTTGCAGGGTGCCCATCAATCACGGTGACCAGATTGCAGTGCGGCGACAGGCCAGACATCAGGGTTTCGATGTGGGAAAGTGCTGCCGGGTTGCCGCGCGAGCGCGCGCGTTGCGCCGCCGTCCACCCTGCATTCAGCCGATCCGCAGACGTCACGGCCAATACGCCGATATCGCGACGGCCTTCACCAATCATGCCAGCGGCCTTGATTGCTTCGGGCGCGACCGCTCCCTGATAGACGATTGCAACTTCGCAATTTGGTCCCGGTTTCCGTAACCAGTATGCGCCGTCAATGGCGCCCTGTCGAAACTCGTCATCCACGCGTTTGCCCGGTTGTTCAATCGGGTTGGTGGTCAGGCGCAGATAGACGGAGCCACCGGTTTCGTCTCGCAGCCAGGTGAGCTCGTCCGGTTGTTCTTCACCGTCGCGTTGCAAATAGTCGAAGGCCCATTCCATGATCACCGCCAGTTCATCAGCAAAGGCCGGTTCGAATGCGGCCAGCCCGTCTTGGCTCATCCCGATCAGCGGAGTGCCAATGGATTGATGCGCGCCGCCTTCAGGTGCCAGCGTGACGCCCGACGGCGTTCCAACCAGAAGAAAGCGGGCATCCTGATAGCAGGCGTAGTTCAGCGCATCGAGGCCGCGACTGACAAAGGGGTCGTAAACGGTGCCAATCGGAATCAATCGCTTGCCAAAAAGGGAATGCGACAGACCCGCCGCGCCCAGAAGCAGCATCAGGTTCATTTCGGCGATCCCAAGCTCGATATGCTGCCCTTTCGGCGTGAACTCCCATTTCGCAGTCGATGGGATACGGTGTTCAATGAAGGCGTCGGCTTGCGTGGATCGGGCAAACAGCTTACGCCTGTTTACCCAGGGTCCCAAGTTTGTTGTGCCGGTGACATCCGGGGAGGTTGTCACGATGCGCTCGGCCAGCGGGCCGTCGCCTTTTGACAGATCGTCAAGAATCTTGCCAAACGCCATCTGGGTCGAGATTTCACGGCTGGTGTCGACCTCGATCCGTGGCACATCCAACTTGTCATCAAAATAACGGCGCGGACCTTTGGCAAAGAAAGGCGTATTCGTGAGGAAATCCTTGAGCTTTTCTGGGTTCTGTACTGTCGCAAGCGGCTCCCATTCCTTGCCTTCTGGCACGCCCAAATGCGACTGCCACGCGGCGAACTGACTGTTGTTCATCAGCCCTCCGTGATTGTCCTTGTGGCCCGCGATGGGTGTGCCCCATCCTTTGACGGTGTAGGCAAGGAAACATGTCGGGCGATAATGATCGATGGCGGCAAATGTCTGTGCCATGGTCTCGACGCAGTTGCCGCCAAGGTTTTCCATCAGCGCCGCAAGGTCGGCATCCGTCCGCCGTTCGATCAGAGCGGTCACATCCCCCTGATCACCCAGATCATCCATGAGGCGCTGCCGCCATACCGCCCCACCCATGAAGGTCAAAGCCGAGTAGTCCTGATTGGGACACGCGTCGATCCAGTCGCGCAGGCGCTCGCCGCCCGGTTCTTCAAAGGCCGCGCGTTGCAGAACCCCATATTTCACGCGCACGACATCCCAACCGAACGCATCGAAGATTTTCTCGATCCGTTCGAACAGCCCTTCACGGACGATACCGTCCAGTGACTGTCGGTTGTAGTCAATGATCCACCACGTATTGCGCAGGTCGTTCTTCCAGCCTTCCTGCAAAGCCTCATACACATTGCCTTCGTCCAGTTCGGCATCGCCAACAAGGGCCACCATTCGCCCCATTGGCGCGTCTGCCCCCCAGCTTTTGGCCTTGATGTAATCCTGAATGATCGAGGCAAACGAGGTGATCGCGACACCCAAACCCACCGAGCCGGTGGAAAAATCAACGTCGTCGATATCCTTGGTCCGGCTGGGATAGCTTTGCACACCGCCAAAACTACGGAAATTTTCCATCTTCTCGCGGGTTTGATTGCCCATGAGGTATTGCATCGCATGAAAAACCGGAGAGGCATGGGGTTTGACTGCCACCCGGTCTTCAGGGCGCAGCGCTGAAAAATAGAGCGCGGTCATGATCGACACCATCGAAGCAGACGATGCCTGATGGCCACCAACTTTGATCCCATCCACCTTTGGCCGGATGTGGTTGGCATGGTGGATCATCCAATGCGACAACCATAGCAAGCGCTGTTCGACGATCTTCAACTGGGTGGGATCAATGTGCATGGCGGTCTCCTGGTTCAGGCAGCGCTGCGGGCAGGATAGGGCAAAGCTTGATCCAGGTCTGCGAGGATATCTTCGACATCTTCAAGCCCGACGGACAAACGGATCAAACCATCGCTAATCCCATGCTCGGCCCGTTCTTCCGGAGTATACGTCGAATGAGTCATGGATGCAGGGTGCTGGATCAGCGTTTCGGCATCGCCCAAGGACACCGCGCGCTGGATCATGTTGAGGCGGTTCATGAATTCAATCCCACCGGACAGGCCGGACTTGATCTCGAACGCGATCATGGCGCCGGATTGGGACATTTGCCGCTGCGCTACGTCGTGCTGGGCAAAGCTTTTCAGCCCGGGGAAATAAACCTCGGCGACGGCGGGATGGGCTTCGAGGAAATCTGCAACGACCCTGGCGGACGCACAGTGACGATCCAGAC
Coding sequences within it:
- a CDS encoding ABC transporter ATP-binding protein, yielding MTDPIVQAKDLTRFYTVKGGLLSKSATVRALSGVDFELKPGKTLAIVGESGCGKSTLARLITMIEEPTSGRLTIDGVDITPSQWSKMRETVQIVFQDPYGSLNPRQRIGQILQEPLIINRPDMSAADREAQARDMIQMVGLRPEHYDRYPHMFSGGQRQRIAIARALMLNPRVLVLDEPVSALDVSIQSQILNLLVDLQERLDLAYLFISHDLSVVRHFADDVIVMYLGRAVEKAPKEQLFAAPRHPYSKALLSTTPRADPTARKERIKLEGELPSPMNIPNGCAFAQRCWLATDQCRATLPELDGETHQVACLYPL
- a CDS encoding ABC transporter ATP-binding protein; translation: MSLLQIRNLTVEFATASGKFRAVDGVDLSVDKGELLAIVGESGSGKSVSMLALMGLLPWTATITADEMCFEGLDLAGLSARERRKIIGKDMAMIFQEPMSSLNPCFTVGFQIKEALRIHLGLNRKDRHQRAIELFEQVGIPAPESRLNTFPHQMSGGMNQRVMIAMAIACKPKLLIADEPTTALDVTIQAQILDLLVRLRDDNDMGLVLITHDMGVVAETAERVQVQYAGQKVEEQPVRDLFRAPRHPYTSALLSALPERATSKVLPTIPGVVPGQFDRPKGCLFSPRCRFADATCAEKPPTPHAEAFGKARCHHVERIAAGELA
- a CDS encoding ABC transporter permease subunit, whose amino-acid sequence is MAELSATPPRTEDRPSALREFWYYFSENRGAVIGLWVFAAFVFCAAFAPLLAPYDPTEQFRDHILQPPAWQQGGSWAFPLGTDPLGRDMLSRLIMGSRYSFFVGIVVVCVAVSGGVMVGLLSGFAPKWIDTLIMRVMDIVLAFPSLLLALVLVAILGPSLTNAMIAIAIVFQPHYVRLTRASVLAERQKDYVTSARVAGAGRSRLMFITVLPNCLAPIIVQAALSFSTAILDAAALGFLGMGAQPPTPEWGTMLAEAREFILRAWWVVTFPGLAILVTVLAINLMGDGLRDALDPKLKRS
- a CDS encoding ABC transporter permease subunit, whose product is MLGYFLTRLGLFVPTFLGVTLISFMFIRVLPGDPIIVMAGERGMTEERYQEMVEKLGFDKPVLQQYWEYLTGVLQGDLGESFVTRKPVWDEFFSLFPATLELSLCAMIFAVALGLPAGVIAAVNRGKFFDRALMSSALVGYSMPIFWWALLLIIVFSGNLGWTPVSGRIDLLYYFPSVTGFMLIDSLLSGQEGAFGSAVRHLILPTIVLGTIPLAVIARQTRSAMLEVLGEDYIRTARAKGLSPTRINGLHALRNALIPVVTVIGLSVGTLLAGAILTETIFSWPGIGKWMVDSIFRRDYPVVQGGLLMIAVIVMLVNLLVDVLYGIINPKIRRR
- a CDS encoding Xaa-Pro peptidase family protein — protein: MPDLSEYRQLAMDMSVDAVALVPGPNFTRALGKSFMSHERPFVVVIPAVGDPAAIVPNLELASWDLVGFEGAAFDWRDQTGYDAAFSALAAHSPIRSLAVEGQVMRVFVSDAFTRAIPDLRIVDAEREISGLRIIKTEEDIAALQAAIDISERALERVVAGVRAGQTEKQIEQSLIQALFAEGAESLAFSPIVAAGDNSARPHGKARADYRIKAGDALLFDFGARNHGFAADITRTFFVQVVPDEGRDVYDTVLRANKAGFEACRPGVTAHDIDDAVTGVLEASPFADRIRTKTGHGLGRDVHEAPYIMRGNSQIILPGMVWTNEPGLYELDKFGVRIEDDVLVTGDGCRSLTRFPKELTIIGR